A window of Acidimicrobiales bacterium contains these coding sequences:
- a CDS encoding peptidoglycan DD-metalloendopeptidase family protein, which produces KPNVKARAKRRLQRNLRGQLRDQLRGGNDNNKNKDPNLLQGDGIANAAGRLAKQTPRKALRFAKKRIKRLLLTKDGEKALEKTRKSRKLVRRLILVQLLTIVLTVVGSLLFILFAIAGEPDPEMIEQQAVAQAGGMVAIPDALIPQVAEATGIPVEALKAYSSAAARYFVPLVTGNEDQDGPPAPGPTPNPAPGPSPVPPGTPAGPRAGIANWALLAGIGEAECNHGQSRLPGCSPKGTINVAGARGPMQFLGSTWRGSAGTYDLDVAGAAIAEGQEGQGYASDGDGDGVADPWTFEDATHGAARLLLRNGLRDGDSRSAIHAYNRSWTYVDMVLANAQRYMDAVASLGLTGSGQVVGGYALPLDMTWYTQHKDWFTKPHHDYPAADIPVPTGTPVYAAAPGTVASAPTSGKCGTGVTVNGDDGAYYIYCHGSDGGVLISPGERVDAGQLIMHSASTGNSTGPHLHFGIQINGQDRCPQQFFVGIAESRPVSPQSLAASGCSY; this is translated from the coding sequence AAGCCCAACGTCAAGGCCCGCGCCAAGCGACGCCTCCAACGCAACCTCCGCGGACAGCTCAGAGACCAGCTCCGCGGCGGCAACGACAACAACAAGAACAAGGACCCCAACCTCCTCCAGGGCGACGGCATCGCCAACGCCGCCGGACGCCTCGCCAAGCAGACCCCCCGCAAAGCCCTCCGCTTCGCCAAGAAGCGCATCAAACGCCTCCTGCTCACCAAGGACGGCGAGAAGGCCCTCGAGAAGACCAGGAAGAGCCGCAAGCTCGTCAGGCGACTCATCCTCGTGCAGCTGCTGACGATCGTCCTCACCGTCGTCGGATCGCTCCTCTTCATCCTCTTCGCCATCGCCGGCGAACCCGACCCCGAGATGATCGAGCAGCAGGCCGTGGCCCAGGCCGGCGGCATGGTGGCGATCCCCGACGCCCTCATCCCCCAGGTCGCCGAGGCCACCGGCATCCCCGTCGAGGCGCTGAAGGCCTACTCGTCGGCCGCGGCCCGGTACTTCGTGCCGCTGGTGACGGGCAACGAGGACCAGGACGGCCCGCCCGCACCCGGGCCCACGCCCAACCCCGCACCCGGGCCGTCACCCGTGCCGCCCGGCACTCCGGCCGGGCCGAGGGCCGGGATCGCCAACTGGGCGCTGCTCGCCGGCATCGGCGAGGCCGAGTGCAACCACGGGCAGAGCCGGCTCCCGGGCTGCAGCCCGAAAGGCACGATCAACGTGGCCGGAGCCCGCGGCCCGATGCAGTTCCTCGGGTCGACGTGGCGCGGCTCCGCCGGCACCTACGACCTCGACGTGGCCGGTGCCGCCATCGCCGAGGGGCAGGAGGGCCAGGGCTACGCATCCGACGGCGACGGCGACGGCGTCGCCGACCCGTGGACGTTCGAGGACGCCACCCACGGCGCCGCCCGGCTGCTGCTGCGCAACGGCCTGCGCGACGGCGACTCCCGCAGCGCGATCCACGCCTACAACCGGAGCTGGACCTACGTCGACATGGTGCTGGCCAACGCCCAGCGGTACATGGACGCGGTCGCCAGCCTGGGACTCACCGGCAGCGGCCAGGTGGTGGGCGGCTACGCCCTGCCGCTCGACATGACCTGGTACACGCAGCACAAGGACTGGTTCACCAAGCCCCACCACGACTACCCCGCCGCCGACATCCCGGTCCCGACCGGCACGCCCGTGTACGCCGCCGCGCCCGGCACGGTCGCCTCCGCCCCCACCAGCGGCAAGTGCGGCACCGGCGTCACGGTCAACGGCGACGACGGCGCCTACTACATCTACTGCCACGGCAGCGACGGCGGCGTCCTGATCTCGCCCGGCGAGCGGGTGGACGCGGGGCAGCTCATCATGCACAGCGCGTCGACCGGCAACTCCACCGGCCCCCACCTGCACTTCGGCATCCAGATCAACGGCCAGGACCGCTGCCCCCAGCAGTTCTTCGTCGGCATCGCCGAGAGCCGTCCGGTCAGCCCGCAGAGCCTCGCCGCCTCGGGCTGCTCGTACTGA
- a CDS encoding type IV secretory system conjugative DNA transfer family protein — protein MDEPLPPPLSVPNRDMWDAENRRRDDLRRRQLERELHEAKRDIDRRAEETNREIERRIRWMGRYGSKKAGSIGEGGTAGSMGSSVTAGTGMETAVGVAAIALAVPLLLMLVTGHVAALLFDGSFPRYALSDVPGVVGRIFENLGDPGRAWDPVNRGGDPPGPIAWWGTMLLFAVPAGLGVRRLYERYGRSDEERREFATWKDIRHLRPERGAEYQVVVGTANRRKIVVHDLHSVLVVGPAHSGKSSGVVVPALLEWDGPAIVASNKGHVLHETIGHRSHKGEVHVFDPSATGRYPRSGWSPLTTCGDWAGAIRTARDLTLASKASIGAEADSGDLTGIVHSDLWSSSMATALAPFLLAAATSGRSIMDAAEWLEREERDEVLDVLRAIDREAVRAHLATFTRADPMRSSFFHVMYQILSVYKDPNVAASAGRHDIIPNELLDGDAHTLYLTTPEYDQARFRPLCSTIVRQILAAAYDRSTQLGRALDPPLLLLLDDATGVAPMNELSRLASAASSRGVQIVSVFQDFAQIEGEYGGSAGLVVKNHRVKLLLSGSQYIDSARDDRQLLRPKLGEHLDEDEGALFYGNSPPVRLKLRPWFKEKELVRRSETSQDVLPPPDPTQSRSAVDQEQALQVQAWLTRNPGLVVDDTEEQPVGPLGRSDPTRTVADLFHGSSGDADNTLPENVTRLPNRHARHRERER, from the coding sequence ATGGACGAACCGCTGCCGCCACCGCTGTCGGTTCCGAACCGCGACATGTGGGACGCCGAGAACCGGCGGCGCGACGACCTGCGGCGGCGGCAGCTCGAGCGCGAGCTGCACGAGGCCAAGCGGGACATCGACCGGCGGGCCGAGGAGACCAACCGCGAGATCGAGCGCCGCATCCGCTGGATGGGCCGCTACGGCAGCAAGAAGGCCGGGAGCATCGGCGAGGGCGGCACCGCGGGGAGCATGGGCTCCAGCGTCACCGCCGGCACCGGGATGGAGACGGCGGTCGGCGTCGCCGCCATCGCCCTGGCGGTCCCGCTCCTGCTGATGCTGGTGACCGGCCACGTCGCCGCGCTCCTGTTCGACGGCTCGTTCCCCCGCTACGCCCTGAGCGACGTCCCCGGCGTGGTGGGGCGGATCTTCGAGAACCTGGGCGACCCCGGCCGGGCCTGGGACCCGGTGAACCGGGGCGGCGACCCGCCCGGGCCGATCGCCTGGTGGGGGACGATGCTGCTGTTCGCGGTGCCGGCCGGGCTGGGGGTGCGCCGCCTGTACGAGCGCTACGGCCGCTCCGACGAGGAGCGCCGGGAGTTCGCCACCTGGAAGGACATCCGCCACCTGCGGCCGGAGCGGGGCGCCGAGTACCAGGTGGTGGTGGGCACCGCCAACCGCCGCAAGATCGTCGTGCACGACCTGCACAGCGTGCTGGTGGTGGGCCCCGCCCACTCCGGCAAGTCCAGCGGTGTGGTGGTGCCGGCGCTGCTCGAGTGGGACGGGCCGGCGATCGTGGCGTCGAACAAGGGCCACGTGCTCCACGAGACCATCGGCCATCGCAGCCACAAGGGCGAGGTGCACGTCTTCGACCCGTCGGCCACGGGGCGCTACCCGCGGTCGGGGTGGTCGCCGCTCACGACCTGCGGCGACTGGGCCGGGGCGATCCGCACGGCCCGCGACCTGACGCTGGCGTCGAAGGCGTCGATCGGCGCCGAGGCCGACTCGGGCGACCTCACCGGCATCGTCCACAGCGACCTGTGGAGCAGCTCGATGGCGACCGCGCTGGCCCCGTTCCTGCTGGCGGCGGCGACGTCGGGCCGGTCGATCATGGACGCGGCCGAGTGGCTCGAGCGCGAGGAGCGCGACGAGGTGCTCGACGTGCTCCGGGCCATCGACCGTGAGGCCGTGCGGGCCCACCTGGCCACCTTCACGCGGGCCGACCCGATGCGGTCGTCGTTCTTCCACGTGATGTACCAGATCCTCAGCGTGTACAAGGACCCGAACGTCGCCGCCTCGGCCGGCCGGCACGACATCATCCCGAACGAGCTGCTCGACGGCGACGCCCACACGCTGTACCTGACGACGCCCGAGTACGACCAGGCGCGGTTCCGTCCGCTGTGCAGCACGATCGTGCGGCAGATCCTGGCGGCGGCCTACGACCGGTCGACGCAGCTGGGACGAGCGCTCGACCCGCCGCTGCTGCTGCTGCTCGACGACGCGACCGGCGTCGCCCCGATGAACGAGCTGTCCCGGCTGGCGTCGGCGGCGTCGTCGCGGGGGGTGCAGATCGTCAGCGTGTTCCAGGACTTCGCCCAGATCGAGGGCGAGTACGGCGGGTCGGCGGGCCTGGTGGTGAAGAACCACCGGGTGAAGCTGCTGCTGTCCGGGAGCCAGTACATCGACTCGGCCCGCGACGACCGGCAGCTGCTGCGGCCCAAGCTGGGCGAGCACCTCGACGAGGACGAGGGCGCCCTCTTCTACGGCAACTCCCCGCCGGTGCGGCTCAAGCTGCGGCCGTGGTTCAAGGAGAAGGAGCTGGTGAGGCGGTCGGAGACGTCGCAGGACGTGCTGCCGCCGCCGGACCCGACCCAGTCCCGCAGTGCCGTGGACCAGGAGCAGGCCCTCCAGGTGCAGGCGTGGTTGACCCGCAACCCGGGCCTGGTGGTGGACGACACCGAGGAGCAGCCGGTCGGTCCCCTCGGCCGGTCCGACCCCACCCGCACCGTGGCCGACCTGTTCCACGGGAGCTCCGGCGACGCCGACAACACGCTCCCCGAGAACGTCACCCGCCTCCCCAACCGGCACGCCCGCCACCGCGAGCGCGAGCGCTGA
- a CDS encoding SDR family oxidoreductase — MGDGVAIVTGAAHGIGLATAQRLAGRGLAVAAVDVDGSELLAADLPTGVLRLHHDLADDPADWVAEVEARLGAPTVLVNNASATDGRPFLDLPMDAVRRSLDVTLLGSWALTRVVVDAMLRQGTRGSVVFVLSLHARRVRLCPDYSVAKAGLLMLVKELANELGPHGIRVNGVSPGAIDTWSDRMTEAEVADERLDRNAAVVPLGRVGVPDDVAKVVEFLADGEASAYVTGADLHVDGGLDQYNWLHHLT; from the coding sequence GTGGGCGACGGTGTGGCGATCGTGACGGGAGCGGCCCACGGGATCGGGCTGGCGACCGCGCAGCGACTGGCGGGTCGGGGCCTGGCGGTGGCGGCGGTCGACGTGGACGGGTCGGAGCTCCTGGCCGCGGACCTGCCGACCGGGGTCCTGCGGCTGCACCACGACCTGGCCGACGACCCGGCCGACTGGGTGGCCGAGGTGGAGGCGCGGCTCGGGGCGCCGACGGTGCTGGTCAACAACGCGTCGGCCACCGACGGCCGGCCGTTCCTGGACCTGCCGATGGACGCGGTCCGGCGCAGCCTCGACGTGACGCTGCTCGGCAGCTGGGCGCTGACCCGGGTGGTCGTCGACGCCATGCTCCGCCAGGGGACGCGGGGGAGCGTCGTCTTCGTCCTGTCGCTGCACGCCCGGCGCGTCCGGCTGTGCCCGGACTACTCGGTGGCCAAGGCCGGCCTGCTGATGCTGGTGAAGGAGCTGGCCAACGAGCTGGGCCCGCACGGCATCCGGGTGAACGGCGTGTCGCCGGGCGCGATCGACACCTGGTCGGACCGCATGACCGAGGCCGAGGTGGCCGACGAGCGGCTCGACCGGAACGCCGCGGTGGTGCCGCTGGGGCGGGTGGGAGTCCCCGACGACGTGGCCAAGGTCGTCGAGTTCCTCGCCGACGGGGAGGCCAGCGCCTACGTCACCGGCGCCGACCTGCACGTCGACGGCGGGCTCGACCAGTACAACTGGCTCCACCACCTGACCTGA